One Antarctobacter heliothermus DNA segment encodes these proteins:
- a CDS encoding c-type cytochrome, with product MYIKALAVAALMTTTACAPFWGNKDGTSRAWFAPSRSDLDQVDVHPGAEAYAANCAYCHGDTGQGDGPLGADLPVVPPDLTDLALANGGVFPAERVLETIHGYPGKFHRGSMPEFGQELKGPVVEWRAPSGEIIMTPEGLMDVVAYVDSLQADEGS from the coding sequence ATGTATATCAAGGCACTGGCCGTAGCGGCGCTGATGACAACAACCGCCTGCGCGCCATTCTGGGGCAACAAGGATGGCACAAGCCGGGCGTGGTTTGCACCGTCGCGGTCGGATCTGGATCAAGTGGACGTTCACCCCGGGGCAGAGGCCTATGCCGCCAATTGCGCCTATTGCCATGGCGATACCGGGCAGGGCGACGGCCCACTGGGAGCGGACCTGCCGGTTGTGCCGCCAGACCTGACCGATCTTGCACTGGCCAATGGCGGGGTCTTTCCGGCGGAAAGGGTGTTGGAGACGATCCATGGCTATCCCGGTAAGTTCCATCGCGGCTCGATGCCGGAGTTTGGGCAGGAGCTGAAAGGCCCAGTAGTGGAATGGCGCGCGCCTTCGGGCGAGATCATCATGACGCCCGAGGGGTTGATGGATGTGGTTGCCTATGTGGACAGCCTTCAGGCAGATGAAGGCAGCTGA